One genomic region from Daphnia magna isolate NIES linkage group LG10, ASM2063170v1.1, whole genome shotgun sequence encodes:
- the LOC123477006 gene encoding protein mago nashi homolog → MPKSEFYLRYYVGHKGKFGHEFLEFEFRPDGKLRYANNSNYKNDTMIRKEAYVHQSVLNELKRIIEDSEILQEDDSLWPTPDRVGRQELEIVMGDEHISFSTSKIGSLVDVNQSKDADGLRAFYYLVQDLKCLVFSLIGLHFKIKPI, encoded by the exons ATGCCGAAAAGTGAATTTTATTTACGATATTACGTTGGGCATAAAGGAAAATTTGGGCATGAGTTTCTCGAGTTTGAATTCAGACCTGACG GCAAACTGAGATACGCCAATAATTCCAATTACAAAAATGACACAATGATTAGAAAAGAG GCATATGTTCATCAAAGTGTTTTGAATGAGTTGAAGCGGATCATTGAAGATTCTGAAATTCTCCAAGAAGATGATTCCCTGTGGCCAACTCCTGATCGTGTTGGAAGACAGGAATTGGAAATTGTCATGGGAGATGAACATATTTCATTCTCTACATCAAAAATTGGTTCACTTGTTGATGTCAATCAGTCAAA gGATGCCGATGGATTACGTgcattttattatttggtCCAGGATTTGAAATGCCTAGTGTTCTCACTCATTGGTCTCCACTttaagataaaacccatttaA
- the LOC116931945 gene encoding eukaryotic initiation factor 4A-I produces MSYSNDNREENWSGKAPKNGTEERPEGEAEDRGNYDGPPGMDPDGVIESNWDKIVDNFDEMKLKEKLLRGIYAYGFERPSAIQQRAILPCIMGHDVIAQAQSGTGKTATFAISLLQQIDIDANECQALVLAPTRELAQQIQKVVLALGDYMDAQCHACIGGTNVREDLRKLSQGVHVVVGTPGRVFDMINRRALKTSCIKVFVLDEADEMLSRGFKDQIYDVFKNLPAEVQVILLSATMPADVMEVTNHFMRNPIRILVKKEELTLEGIKQFYVQVEREEWKLDTLCDLYDTLSITQAVIFCNTRRKVDWLTEKMHERDFTVSAMHGEMEQKERDVIMREFRSGSSRVLITTDLLARGIDVQQVSLVINYDLPNHRENYIHRIGRGGRFGRKGVAINFVTEEDWRVLRDIEQYYNTTIEAMPMNVADLI; encoded by the exons ATGTCATACTCGAACGATAACAG GGAAGAGAATTGGAGTGGGAAGGCTCCTAAGAATGGGACTGAAGAACGTCCTGAAGGAGAAGCTGAGGACCGTGGAAACTATGATGGACCACCAGGCATGGACCCTGATGGTGTCATTGAATCCAACTGGGACAAA ATTGTGGATAACTTCGATGAGATGAAGTTGAAGGAAAAGTTGTTGCGTGGTATCTATGCTTATGGTTTTGAGCGTCCCTCTGCCATTCAGCAGCGTGCCATTTTGCCCTGTATTATGGGCCATGATGTTATTGCTCAAGCCCAGTCTGGTACCGGCAAGACGGCCACTTTCGCCATATCGTTGTTGCAGCAAATCGACATCGATGCCAATGAATGTCAGGCGCTTGTATTGGCACCCACCCGCGAGTTGGCTCAGCAGATTCAGAAG GTTGTTTTGGCTCTTGGTGACTATATGGATGCACAATGCCACGCTTGCATTGGTGGAACCAACGTTCGTGAGGATCTTCGCAAACTGTCGCAGGGGGTCCATGTTGTCGTTGGAACACCTGGTCGTGTCTTCGACATGATCAACCGACGAGCACTGA AGACGAGTTGCATAAAAGTGTTCGTGTTGGATGAAGCCGATGAAATGTTGTCTCGTGGTTTCAAGGACCAAATCTACGATGTTTTCAAGAATTTGCCCGCTGAAGTGCAG GTTATCCTGCTTTCCGCCACGATGCCGGCTGATGTCATGGAAGTGACGAATCACTTCATGCGCAATCCTATCCGAATTCTCGTCAAGAAGGAGGAGCTGACGCTTGAGGGTATCAAGCAGTTCTACGTCCAG GTTGAACGCGAAGAATGGAAATTGGACACGCTATGCGACTTGTACGACACATTGAGTATTACTCAGGCCGTCATTTTCTGCAACACTCGCAGGAAAGTCGATTGGCTTACAGAGAAGATGCATGAGAGAGATTTCACCGTTTCCGCTATGCACGGTGAGATGGAGCAGAAGGAGCGTGACGTTATTATGCGTGAGTTCCGATCTGGTTCTTCCCGTGTCTTGATCACCACCGATCTCCTCGCTCGCGGGATTGACGTTCAGCAGGTGTCGCTGGTAATCAACTATGATTTGCCCAACCATCGTGAAAACTACATCCACAG AATTGGTCGTGGTGGTCGATTCGGTCGCAAAGGTGTGGCCATTAATTTCGTGACGGAGGAAGATTGGCGCGTGCTTCGTGACATTGAACAGTACTACAATACTACGATTGAGGCTATGCCCATGAACGTGGCAGACCTCATCtaa